The DNA region CCCGTGCTGGAATCGGGCAGAACCGTAAGAGAGATCGTCGAGCAAGGTCGGGCGGAGCTGATCGCGGTGCTCCAGGAGTTCGGGGAAGTCAGCGAGAGGCTCGCGGAGCCCCTCGACGCGGACGAGATGGAGGGGCTTCTCGAACGGCAGGGCACGCTTCAGGAGAAGATCGAGGCCGCGAATGGTTGGGAGCTCGAGAGCCAGCTCGAGATCGCGATGGACGCCCTTCGCTGTCCGCCTCCGAATACTCCCGTCGACGTTCTCTCGGGGGGCGAGCGTCGCCGCGTCGCTCTCTGCCGGTTGCTGATCCAGGAGCCCGACATCCTCCTCCTCGACGAGCCTACGAATCATCTCGACGCCGAGACCGTCCAGTGGCTCGAGCAGCACCTTAAGCGTTACGAAGGTACGGTGATCGCAGTCACTCACGACCGCTATTTCCTCGACAACGTGGCGGGATGGATCCTGGAGCTGGATCGCGGCCACGGGATTCCGTTCGAGGGCAACTACTCCTCTTGGCTCGAGCAGAAGGAGGCGAGGCTCGCTCAGGAAGAGAAGTCCGAATCCCGGCGACGCAAGACGCTTCAGAACGAGCTCGAATGGATCCGCATGGCCCCCAGGGCGCGGCACAAGAAGAGCAAGGCCCGGATCGCGCGTTACGAAGAGCTGGTCTCCGCCGAGCACGAGAAGGTGGCCTACGAGCTGGAGATCTACATCCCGCCGGGTCCGAGGCTGGGCCAGGTCGTCCTCGAGGCCGACGGGGTGCAAAAGGCCTATGACGAGCGCTTGCTGATCGAGGACCTGTCGTTTCGAGTCCCCCCCGGGGCGATCGTCGGCGTCATCGGACCGAACGGCGCGGGAAAGACGACGCTGCTCCGGATGATCTCGGGCAAGGAACGGCCCGATGCCGGAACGCTCCGGCTCGGTGAGACCGTTGTGCTCGGCTACGTGGACCAGGACCGGGCCCTCGATGGAAAAAAGACGGTCTGGGAGATCATCTCCGGCGGCCACGACACGATCGATCTGGGCAAGCGCGAGGTTCCGTCGCGGGCCTATGTCGCCCGCTTCAACTTCAGCGGCTCCGACCAGCAAAAACGCGTCCAGGATCTGTCCGGCGGCGAGCGCAACCGGGTCCATCTGGCCCGGATGCTCAAGGAGGGCGCCAACTTCCTCCTGCTCGACGAGCCCACGAACGATCTCGACGTCAATACGCTGCGGGCGTTGGAAGAGGCGCTTCTCGAGTTCGGCGGAAGCTCCATGGTCGTGAGTCACGACCGGTGGTTTCTCGACCGCATCGCAACCCATATTCTCGCGTTCGAAGGCAACAGTGCGGCGGTGTGGTTCGACGGGAATT from Vicinamibacteria bacterium includes:
- the ettA gene encoding energy-dependent translational throttle protein EttA encodes the protein MASNDRQIIFSLVGVGRVFPPKRQVLRDIYLSFFYGAKIGVLGLNGAGKSTLLRIIAGLDKDYQGEVTFAKGNSVGYLEQEPVLESGRTVREIVEQGRAELIAVLQEFGEVSERLAEPLDADEMEGLLERQGTLQEKIEAANGWELESQLEIAMDALRCPPPNTPVDVLSGGERRRVALCRLLIQEPDILLLDEPTNHLDAETVQWLEQHLKRYEGTVIAVTHDRYFLDNVAGWILELDRGHGIPFEGNYSSWLEQKEARLAQEEKSESRRRKTLQNELEWIRMAPRARHKKSKARIARYEELVSAEHEKVAYELEIYIPPGPRLGQVVLEADGVQKAYDERLLIEDLSFRVPPGAIVGVIGPNGAGKTTLLRMISGKERPDAGTLRLGETVVLGYVDQDRALDGKKTVWEIISGGHDTIDLGKREVPSRAYVARFNFSGSDQQKRVQDLSGGERNRVHLARMLKEGANFLLLDEPTNDLDVNTLRALEEALLEFGGSSMVVSHDRWFLDRIATHILAFEGNSAAVWFDGNYSDYEADRRARLGKEADQPHAIRYKRLLRS